From one Synechocystis sp. PCC 6803 substr. PCC-P genomic stretch:
- a CDS encoding TIGR04376 family protein, with translation MGLFDDVGRFLEDRLEEFLQNNPHLELEALLEQLKEQEADARRLLTDLQRKKQDQEAQILNLAQDIQAWHSRIQQAKAAGREDLAQRAQEREATLLRQGNQVWGQRVGTEQRISQAQSLLQEIQQRQKEVQQKAKQMAAEQKASEAQRRAADTMGWNQGSTGETYRRELDPLEAEFKKWELEKELERLKRNATK, from the coding sequence ATGGGCTTGTTTGACGATGTCGGCCGTTTTTTAGAAGACCGTCTGGAAGAGTTTTTACAGAACAACCCCCATTTGGAGTTGGAAGCTCTGTTGGAACAGTTGAAAGAACAGGAAGCCGACGCTCGCCGCCTACTGACAGATTTACAGCGGAAAAAACAAGATCAAGAAGCCCAGATTCTCAACCTAGCTCAGGATATTCAGGCTTGGCATAGCCGCATTCAACAGGCTAAAGCTGCTGGCCGAGAAGATTTAGCCCAAAGGGCCCAGGAAAGGGAAGCTACCTTACTGCGTCAGGGCAATCAGGTGTGGGGACAAAGGGTGGGGACAGAACAACGGATTAGCCAAGCCCAAAGTTTGCTCCAGGAAATTCAGCAACGGCAAAAGGAAGTACAACAAAAGGCTAAACAAATGGCCGCCGAGCAAAAAGCATCCGAGGCCCAAAGAAGGGCGGCGGACACCATGGGCTGGAATCAAGGCAGTACCGGGGAAACCTATCGCCGGGAGTTAGACCCCCTGGAAGCGGAATTTAAAAAGTGGGAATTGGAAAAGGAATTGGAACGCTTAAAACGCAACGCCACTAAATAG
- a CDS encoding dynamin-like GTPase family protein produces MNIEAKLSQARSWLDELGNAISDLVGVASEVFEDEKLKQDLADFRRAYDQAVLDLANPSLRIAMIGTTSSGKSTIVNALIGRRIAPIEAGEMSGGVLRIKHGEGSHLKIEETEGAVWETGEWSGLSDEEIYNRIHQVMQKYHETKKRKIYISPQIEVRLPLLPGYDRALSGLPEELAIEFVDLPGLKSIKDSKNLKVIQSLVGNAFCLVALDYSHVDEEHRQVLLNELKDVVEYLHGSTESMIFILNRIDRRSSDDFPLNKRVNLLKDEIKSTLKLSSKPYIMPLNALLLYNAQCAWGYNFTDNSLNCHEKFKSDFIKNLLIKSSEIIQIKALESEDIKLFSWFTHLSLSFAQKQKC; encoded by the coding sequence ATGAATATTGAAGCTAAGCTAAGTCAAGCTCGCTCCTGGCTGGATGAATTGGGTAATGCCATTTCTGATCTGGTGGGGGTTGCGTCAGAAGTATTTGAGGATGAGAAGCTCAAGCAGGATTTGGCAGATTTTCGCCGAGCCTATGATCAGGCAGTGCTGGATTTGGCTAATCCGAGTTTACGTATTGCTATGATCGGCACAACTTCTTCGGGAAAGTCAACGATTGTTAACGCTTTAATTGGCCGACGGATTGCGCCTATTGAAGCGGGGGAGATGAGCGGCGGTGTTTTACGGATTAAACATGGTGAAGGCAGTCACTTAAAGATTGAGGAAACGGAGGGCGCAGTCTGGGAAACGGGAGAATGGTCAGGTTTGAGCGATGAGGAAATTTATAACCGCATCCATCAAGTCATGCAGAAGTACCATGAGACTAAAAAAAGGAAAATTTACATTTCACCTCAAATCGAAGTTAGATTACCACTTTTACCTGGTTATGACAGAGCATTATCAGGTTTACCTGAAGAACTAGCTATTGAATTTGTTGATTTACCAGGATTAAAATCTATCAAAGATAGCAAAAATCTTAAAGTAATCCAGTCTTTAGTTGGAAATGCTTTCTGTCTTGTTGCTCTTGATTATTCTCATGTAGATGAGGAGCATAGGCAAGTTTTATTAAATGAGCTAAAAGACGTTGTTGAATATCTACATGGCTCTACTGAATCAATGATTTTTATACTTAATCGAATTGATCGTCGAAGCTCTGATGATTTTCCACTAAATAAACGCGTAAATCTATTGAAAGATGAAATTAAATCAACTTTAAAACTGTCTAGTAAGCCATATATTATGCCGTTAAATGCTCTTCTTTTATATAATGCTCAATGTGCTTGGGGATATAATTTTACTGATAATTCTTTAAATTGTCATGAGAAATTTAAATCTGACTTTATAAAAAATCTTTTAATAAAAAGTTCTGAAATCATACAAATAAAAGCCCTGGAAAGTGAAGATATTAAGCTTTTTTCGTGGTTTACACATCTTAGTTTATCATTTGCTCAGAAGCAGAAGTGTTGA
- a CDS encoding IS4-like element IS4Sa family transposase — MISNFGHIVKTYLSNFPKDDYPVLDTFKFVSIWLGLVLDQSQTSMRSMFKRLNLRGETVDISTFSKASKKRDVGVFREIIFSLKKELSKRKEIKQGELEIFPLDSTIVSITSKLMWNLGFHQVKVFSGINLSTGIPGGIVIHFGQGHDNKYGNETIEETPENGVAVMDRGFCDLQRIKRLQKENNKYHVLRIKNNIKLEKLANDNYMVGTGKNKIESRVVIFTHDNSEFRLVTNLPIESKEIEGVSDEKIAEIYKKRWQIELLWKFLKMHLKLNRLIAKNENAIGIQIYTCIIAYLILKLLVIPKEAGTTMLDKLRYLQAFMCEKISYVHWLRELALR, encoded by the coding sequence ATGATATCAAATTTTGGACATATTGTCAAAACTTATCTATCTAATTTTCCTAAAGATGACTACCCAGTATTAGACACATTTAAGTTTGTGAGTATCTGGTTAGGATTAGTGTTAGACCAGAGCCAGACAAGCATGAGGAGTATGTTTAAAAGACTGAACTTACGAGGAGAGACAGTCGATATATCTACATTCTCAAAGGCAAGCAAAAAAAGGGATGTAGGAGTTTTTAGAGAAATAATATTTTCCTTAAAAAAGGAATTGTCGAAAAGGAAGGAAATTAAGCAGGGAGAATTAGAAATATTTCCTCTCGATTCAACCATTGTCAGCATAACTAGTAAGTTGATGTGGAACCTTGGATTTCATCAGGTAAAAGTATTCAGTGGGATTAACTTATCAACAGGGATTCCGGGGGGAATAGTAATTCACTTTGGACAAGGTCATGATAATAAATATGGGAATGAAACAATAGAAGAGACTCCAGAAAATGGAGTAGCAGTAATGGATAGAGGATTTTGTGACTTACAGAGAATCAAGAGATTACAAAAGGAGAATAACAAATATCATGTATTAAGAATAAAGAATAATATAAAGCTAGAAAAATTAGCCAATGATAACTATATGGTTGGAACTGGAAAGAATAAAATAGAGAGTAGAGTGGTAATATTCACCCATGATAATTCAGAGTTTAGATTGGTTACAAATTTACCTATAGAAAGTAAAGAAATAGAAGGAGTTAGTGATGAAAAAATAGCAGAAATTTATAAAAAAAGATGGCAAATAGAATTGTTATGGAAATTCTTAAAAATGCACTTAAAGCTGAATAGACTGATTGCCAAAAATGAGAATGCAATTGGGATTCAAATCTATACCTGTATAATTGCTTATTTAATACTAAAATTACTGGTAATCCCAAAAGAAGCAGGTACAACAATGTTAGACAAACTACGTTATTTACAGGCTTTCATGTGTGAAAAAATAAGCTATGTACACTGGCTAAGGGAGTTAGCACTAAGGTGA
- the recO gene encoding DNA repair protein RecO, whose protein sequence is MSRTYQTLGIVVKGMAFGESDRLVTIFSPEYGLIRAIAPGARKPKSSLRGRTELFVVNQFLLFAGKSLDRINQAETQYSYPGLGQNVCNLAAGQYLIELILALGTEASAQTSLYELFTEHLRRLETEATVENIYGHLAQALFHCLGAEGIAPQFHHCAITAQTISPNFYDRQWRVGFSPELGGIVDLRSSRDMGPIPQMRRLTAMELSLLQQLNQPALPDPQQYLPVIARKNFRLWDWVKAENLMRYYAQRQLGKSFRAAVLLDSMWEVDF, encoded by the coding sequence TTGAGCCGTACTTATCAAACCCTAGGCATTGTTGTGAAAGGTATGGCCTTTGGGGAATCTGATCGCCTAGTGACCATTTTCTCGCCGGAGTATGGTTTGATCCGAGCCATTGCGCCGGGGGCTAGAAAACCAAAATCTAGTCTCAGGGGTCGCACCGAACTATTTGTAGTTAACCAATTTCTGCTATTTGCGGGAAAAAGTTTGGACCGTATCAACCAAGCGGAAACCCAATATTCCTACCCTGGCCTGGGGCAAAATGTTTGTAATTTGGCGGCGGGTCAGTACTTAATCGAGCTAATCCTGGCCCTCGGGACAGAGGCCAGTGCCCAAACATCCCTGTATGAACTGTTTACCGAACATCTACGACGGTTAGAAACGGAAGCCACAGTGGAAAATATCTATGGCCATCTAGCCCAAGCATTATTCCATTGCCTCGGGGCAGAGGGCATTGCCCCCCAATTTCATCACTGTGCCATCACGGCCCAAACTATTAGTCCCAATTTTTACGATCGCCAATGGCGGGTGGGCTTTAGCCCAGAATTGGGGGGCATTGTCGATCTTCGCAGTTCTAGGGACATGGGCCCCATTCCCCAAATGCGTCGCTTAACAGCTATGGAACTAAGTTTATTGCAACAACTCAACCAACCTGCCCTACCGGACCCCCAACAGTATCTACCAGTGATCGCCAGGAAAAATTTTCGCCTCTGGGATTGGGTAAAAGCGGAAAATCTGATGCGCTACTATGCCCAACGTCAATTGGGAAAAAGCTTCCGGGCCGCTGTTTTACTAGATAGCATGTGGGAGGTGGATTTTTAG
- a CDS encoding cytochrome b/b6 domain-containing protein: MSSTSPTSPYQSLVLRLLHGAMALLTLLAIASGFWVYNTYDGRWGSLPLPKPYYTQDLHGTGALALFLLMFPFTLYCFHLGDRRLWSDQNWEQLQQPGTPAFWVAWQKLVNTLMLVALTVAVVSGRMMQESWLPQGELNHLPYFFHLLGWLIVVLCLAFHLLFSAKVGGIALWRSMVSWGRRAKDNPQQWLRDFRWKLSSKSLQWLRWLVLAGLVFALIMPAFA; encoded by the coding sequence ATGTCCTCCACCAGTCCCACTAGTCCCTATCAATCCCTGGTGTTGCGGCTCCTCCATGGGGCCATGGCTTTGTTAACTTTGTTGGCGATCGCCAGTGGCTTTTGGGTTTACAACACCTACGACGGCCGCTGGGGATCTTTACCGTTGCCGAAACCCTACTACACCCAGGATCTCCATGGCACAGGGGCTTTGGCACTGTTTTTGCTCATGTTTCCCTTTACCCTCTACTGCTTTCACCTTGGCGATCGCCGTTTATGGTCTGATCAAAATTGGGAGCAGTTACAGCAACCGGGCACTCCGGCCTTTTGGGTGGCGTGGCAGAAATTGGTTAATACCCTCATGCTGGTGGCCTTAACTGTGGCGGTGGTGAGCGGGCGCATGATGCAGGAAAGTTGGTTACCCCAAGGAGAACTCAACCATCTGCCCTATTTTTTCCATCTCCTGGGCTGGTTGATCGTCGTCCTTTGTTTAGCATTTCATTTACTATTCAGTGCCAAAGTTGGTGGCATTGCCCTCTGGCGATCAATGGTGAGTTGGGGCCGCAGAGCTAAAGATAATCCCCAACAATGGCTCCGGGATTTTCGTTGGAAACTATCGTCCAAAAGTTTGCAATGGCTCCGCTGGTTAGTGTTAGCCGGATTAGTTTTTGCCCTGATTATGCCAGCCTTTGCCTGA
- the glgB gene encoding 1,4-alpha-glucan branching enzyme has product MTYTINADQVHQIVHNLHHDPFEVLGCHPLGDHGKVNQWVIRAYLPTAEAVTVLLPTDRREVIMTTVHHPNFFECVLELEEPKNYQLRITENGHERVIYDPYGFKTPKLTDFDLHVFGEGNHHRIYEKLGAHLMTVDGVKGVYFAVWAPNARNVSILGDFNNWDGRLHQMRKRNNMVWELFIPELGVGTSYKYEIKNWEGHIYEKTDPYGFYQEVRPKTASIVADLDGYQWHDEDWLEARRTSDPLSKPVSVYELHLGSWLHTAYDEPVKTLHGEGVPVEVSEWNTGARFLTYYELVDKLIPYVKELGYTHIELLPIAEHPFDGSWGYQVTGYYAPTSRFGSPEDFMYFVDQCHLNGIGVIIDWVPGHFPKDGHGLAFFDGTHLYEHGDPRKGEHKEWGTLIFNYGRNEVRNFLVANALFWFDKYHIDGMRVDAVASMLYLDYCREEGEWVANEYGGRENLEAADFLRQVNSVVYSYFPGILSIAEESTSWPMVSWPTYVGGLGFNLKWNMGWMHDMLDYFSMDPWFRQFHQNSITFSMWYNHSENYMLALSHDEVVHGKSNMLGKMPGDEWQKYANVRALFTYMFTHPGKKTMFMSMEFGQWSEWNVWGDLEWHLLNFPPHQQLKQFFTELNHLYKNEPALYSNDFDESGFQWIDCSDNRHSVVSFIRRAKNSAEFVVTICNFTPQPHSHYRVGVPVPGFYTELFNSDARQYGGSNMGNLGGKWTEEWSFHEQPYSLDLCLPPLSVLVLKLSQNAEENTVPAEEASNIA; this is encoded by the coding sequence ATGACCTACACCATCAACGCTGACCAAGTCCATCAGATTGTCCATAATCTTCACCACGATCCCTTTGAAGTGTTGGGCTGCCATCCCCTCGGGGACCACGGCAAGGTCAATCAATGGGTCATTCGTGCCTATTTACCCACGGCTGAAGCGGTAACGGTGTTGCTTCCCACCGATCGCCGGGAAGTGATTATGACCACGGTCCACCATCCCAACTTTTTTGAATGCGTGTTGGAGTTGGAAGAACCGAAGAATTATCAATTAAGAATTACCGAAAATGGCCACGAAAGGGTAATTTATGACCCCTATGGTTTTAAAACTCCCAAACTGACGGATTTTGACCTCCATGTGTTTGGGGAAGGCAACCACCACCGTATTTACGAAAAACTCGGTGCTCACCTGATGACGGTGGATGGAGTTAAAGGGGTTTATTTTGCTGTGTGGGCCCCCAATGCCCGCAACGTTTCCATTTTGGGGGATTTCAACAACTGGGACGGCAGATTGCACCAAATGCGGAAACGCAACAACATGGTGTGGGAATTATTTATCCCTGAGTTGGGGGTGGGCACTTCTTATAAGTATGAGATTAAAAACTGGGAAGGGCACATCTACGAAAAGACTGACCCCTACGGTTTTTACCAAGAAGTACGCCCCAAAACCGCTTCCATTGTGGCAGACTTGGACGGTTACCAATGGCACGACGAAGATTGGTTGGAAGCTAGGCGCACCAGCGATCCCCTGAGCAAACCCGTTTCCGTTTACGAACTCCATTTAGGCTCCTGGTTGCACACTGCCTACGACGAACCGGTGAAAACTTTGCACGGGGAAGGGGTGCCGGTAGAAGTGTCCGAATGGAATACCGGGGCCAGATTTTTAACCTATTACGAGTTGGTGGATAAACTAATTCCCTACGTGAAGGAATTGGGTTACACCCACATTGAGTTACTACCGATCGCCGAACATCCCTTTGATGGCTCCTGGGGTTATCAAGTGACTGGTTATTACGCCCCCACTTCCCGCTTTGGCAGTCCCGAAGACTTTATGTATTTTGTCGATCAATGTCACCTCAACGGCATTGGTGTGATCATTGACTGGGTGCCGGGGCATTTTCCTAAGGACGGCCATGGCCTAGCCTTTTTTGACGGAACCCATTTGTACGAACATGGTGATCCCCGCAAAGGTGAACATAAGGAATGGGGCACTCTCATTTTCAACTACGGCCGGAACGAAGTGCGGAACTTCCTGGTGGCCAATGCCCTATTCTGGTTCGACAAATATCACATTGACGGCATGCGGGTGGATGCGGTGGCCTCCATGCTCTACCTAGACTATTGCCGAGAAGAAGGGGAATGGGTGGCCAATGAGTACGGCGGCCGGGAAAACTTGGAAGCGGCAGACTTTTTGCGCCAGGTAAACAGCGTTGTTTACAGCTACTTCCCCGGTATTTTATCCATTGCGGAGGAATCCACCTCCTGGCCCATGGTGTCCTGGCCCACCTACGTTGGCGGCTTGGGCTTTAATCTGAAATGGAATATGGGTTGGATGCACGACATGTTGGACTATTTCAGCATGGACCCCTGGTTCCGCCAGTTCCATCAAAACAGCATTACGTTCAGTATGTGGTACAACCACAGCGAAAATTATATGTTGGCCCTGTCCCACGACGAAGTAGTGCACGGCAAAAGCAATATGTTGGGCAAAATGCCTGGGGATGAATGGCAAAAGTATGCCAACGTCAGGGCTTTATTCACCTACATGTTCACCCATCCCGGCAAGAAAACCATGTTTATGAGCATGGAATTTGGCCAGTGGAGTGAGTGGAATGTGTGGGGTGATTTGGAATGGCATTTGCTCAATTTTCCACCCCATCAACAACTAAAACAATTCTTCACTGAGTTGAACCATTTGTATAAAAATGAGCCGGCTTTATACAGCAATGATTTTGATGAATCGGGTTTTCAATGGATTGATTGCAGTGATAATCGCCACAGTGTAGTTTCCTTCATTCGTCGGGCCAAAAATAGCGCAGAATTTGTGGTTACCATTTGTAATTTTACGCCCCAACCCCATAGCCATTACAGAGTGGGTGTTCCGGTACCTGGTTTCTACACTGAATTATTCAACAGTGATGCCCGACAGTACGGCGGCAGTAACATGGGCAATTTAGGTGGAAAATGGACAGAAGAATGGTCTTTCCATGAACAACCCTACTCGTTGGATTTATGTTTACCGCCCCTATCGGTGTTGGTATTAAAACTAAGCCAAAATGCTGAGGAAAATACTGTGCCAGCGGAAGAGGCTAGCAACATAGCTTAG
- a CDS encoding MBL fold metallo-hydrolase: MELTWYDSNSWLIEMGGQRILLDPWLVGDLTFGNTPWLFRGFRSQPLAIPENIDLILLSQGLEDHAHPPTLKELDKSWPVLGSPKAAEVATELGYETVTGLPHNQKFVLNDRVEILALPGSPIGPTLVENAYVLTDLQTSTKLYYEPHGFHSPQLQDLGPIDVVLTPVIGINILGFLPVLNGQKTTLELCRTVHPQAIVPTSGAAELNYSGLLTKVLRLDGDLSQFRQSLIDEGIQASLWEPQVGVPLNVPQSTVG, translated from the coding sequence ATGGAACTCACCTGGTACGACAGCAACTCTTGGCTAATTGAGATGGGCGGACAGAGAATTTTGCTTGATCCTTGGTTGGTGGGGGACCTAACCTTTGGCAATACGCCCTGGTTATTTCGGGGTTTTCGCTCCCAGCCCTTGGCAATTCCGGAAAACATTGACCTAATTTTGCTTTCCCAGGGTTTGGAAGACCATGCCCATCCCCCCACATTGAAAGAATTGGACAAAAGTTGGCCTGTTCTTGGTTCCCCCAAAGCCGCTGAAGTTGCCACCGAGTTGGGCTATGAAACAGTAACAGGTCTACCCCATAACCAAAAATTTGTGCTTAACGACCGGGTGGAAATCCTTGCTCTACCCGGTTCCCCCATTGGCCCCACCCTGGTGGAAAATGCCTATGTGTTAACGGATCTACAAACCAGCACCAAACTCTATTACGAACCCCACGGTTTCCACTCTCCCCAACTGCAAGACTTGGGGCCCATTGATGTGGTTTTAACCCCCGTCATTGGCATCAATATCCTCGGATTCCTGCCGGTGCTCAATGGCCAGAAAACCACCCTGGAGCTTTGTCGCACTGTCCATCCCCAGGCGATCGTCCCCACCTCTGGAGCCGCAGAATTGAACTATAGCGGTTTACTAACTAAAGTTTTACGTTTAGACGGCGATCTCAGTCAATTTCGCCAGTCCCTAATTGACGAAGGGATACAAGCTTCCCTATGGGAACCCCAGGTGGGAGTGCCCCTCAATGTGCCCCAATCCACCGTTGGCTAG
- the pyrE gene encoding orotate phosphoribosyltransferase, with product MTDLTLAALKTAPLAQVRQYLLHLLATHAYKEGDFILSSGQPSTYYINGKLVTLRAEGALAIGRLLLTELPDQVEAVAGLTLGADPIVSAVSTVSAYEEKPVVALIIRKEAKGHGTKAYIEGPELAPGTKVVVLEDVVTTGKSAMLAVERLRNAGYQVDTVISLVDRQQGGREFYQSQGLTFQALFTIGDIQQVYRQK from the coding sequence ATGACCGATTTGACCCTGGCCGCTCTCAAAACTGCCCCCCTAGCACAAGTACGCCAATATTTACTCCATCTGTTGGCCACTCATGCCTACAAGGAAGGAGATTTTATTCTTTCCTCCGGTCAACCCAGCACTTACTACATCAACGGTAAATTGGTCACCCTGCGGGCGGAAGGGGCCTTGGCGATCGGGCGATTGCTGTTGACAGAGTTGCCAGACCAAGTGGAAGCGGTGGCCGGGTTAACCCTAGGGGCAGATCCCATTGTCAGCGCTGTTAGTACGGTGTCTGCCTACGAAGAAAAACCTGTGGTCGCATTAATCATTCGTAAAGAAGCCAAGGGCCATGGCACCAAAGCCTACATTGAAGGGCCAGAGTTAGCTCCGGGAACAAAAGTGGTGGTGTTGGAAGATGTGGTCACCACCGGAAAATCCGCCATGCTAGCGGTGGAAAGGTTGCGGAATGCGGGCTACCAAGTTGACACAGTTATTTCCTTAGTCGATCGCCAACAGGGAGGCCGGGAATTTTACCAAAGCCAGGGTTTGACGTTCCAAGCGCTATTCACCATCGGTGATATTCAACAGGTTTACCGGCAGAAGTAG
- the yvcK gene encoding gluconeogenesis factor YvcK family protein codes for MSHSRFKSAKSAMRKLKTEQRKFGDRVSQHTSPRVNRWFKWMAPGLFVKRWMVISAVGLTLMFLGLAIWVKLTPIFRITEFVSDTLGFLTNLLPNYVSGPLILALGLFFVFWGQSRTVGSISEVLQPDNDQELVDVLLAHRRLNKGAKIVVVGGGTGLSTLLRGLKHYSANITAIVTVADDGGSSGRLRREMGMLPPGDIRNCIGALADEEKLLTELFQYRFKAGDGLSGHSFGNLFLTAMAEITGDLEMAAIACSKVLAVRGKVLPATLDDVKLWAEMEDGRYVEGESNIPEAQGRIRRIGCLPESPKALPAVLKAIKAADYIIIGPGSLYTSILPNLLIPEIQTAIAKAKVPRIYICNVMTQPGETDNYTVSDHLTAIDQVSSARLYDAVLVQRNPPSAPVLKKYAAENSHPVYLDRQAVIEKGCRIVLANVMQEDEKSHQVRHDPQRLARVLMRWYGGQ; via the coding sequence ATGAGCCATAGCCGCTTTAAGTCCGCTAAGTCCGCCATGCGCAAGTTGAAAACCGAACAACGGAAGTTTGGCGATCGGGTTTCCCAGCACACCTCCCCCAGGGTTAACCGCTGGTTCAAATGGATGGCTCCGGGACTGTTTGTCAAACGTTGGATGGTGATCAGCGCCGTTGGTTTGACTTTAATGTTTTTGGGCTTGGCCATTTGGGTTAAGTTGACCCCCATTTTTCGCATTACGGAATTTGTTTCCGATACCCTGGGGTTTTTGACCAATCTTTTGCCCAACTATGTTTCTGGGCCCCTGATTTTGGCCTTGGGACTATTTTTTGTCTTTTGGGGTCAAAGTCGCACCGTTGGTTCTATTTCCGAGGTGTTGCAACCGGATAACGACCAGGAGTTGGTGGACGTGCTACTGGCCCACCGTCGCCTTAATAAGGGGGCTAAAATTGTCGTAGTGGGGGGAGGTACGGGCTTATCGACTCTTTTACGGGGCTTGAAACATTACAGCGCTAACATTACTGCCATTGTTACCGTGGCCGATGACGGTGGTTCCTCCGGGCGTTTACGACGGGAAATGGGTATGTTGCCCCCAGGGGATATTCGCAATTGCATTGGGGCCCTGGCGGACGAAGAAAAGTTATTAACAGAGTTGTTTCAATACCGTTTTAAAGCTGGGGATGGGCTGTCGGGCCACAGTTTTGGTAATTTGTTCCTCACTGCCATGGCGGAAATTACCGGAGATTTGGAAATGGCGGCGATCGCCTGCTCGAAGGTTTTAGCGGTGCGGGGGAAGGTGTTGCCAGCCACCCTGGACGATGTCAAATTGTGGGCAGAAATGGAGGACGGGCGCTATGTGGAGGGGGAATCCAATATCCCTGAAGCCCAAGGACGCATTCGGCGCATCGGTTGTTTACCAGAATCCCCTAAGGCTTTGCCAGCGGTGCTCAAGGCCATTAAAGCGGCCGACTATATCATCATTGGCCCGGGCAGTTTATACACCAGCATTTTGCCTAATTTGCTCATTCCCGAAATTCAAACGGCGATCGCCAAGGCCAAGGTGCCCCGCATTTATATCTGCAATGTGATGACCCAACCAGGGGAAACGGATAATTACACTGTCTCAGACCATTTAACGGCGATCGATCAAGTCTCTTCGGCAAGGCTCTACGATGCTGTGCTGGTGCAGAGAAATCCCCCTTCTGCCCCGGTGTTGAAAAAATATGCCGCCGAAAATTCCCATCCCGTTTACCTGGACCGGCAAGCAGTGATCGAAAAGGGTTGCCGCATTGTGCTAGCCAATGTGATGCAGGAGGATGAAAAAAGCCATCAGGTACGCCATGACCCCCAACGCTTAGCCCGGGTATTAATGCGCTGGTATGGCGGTCAGTAA